The following coding sequences are from one Pseudomonas oryzae window:
- a CDS encoding electron transfer flavoprotein subunit beta/FixA family protein has product MNILVLLAGVADNRYPLHDIRIDAAGLIEESGQSRRQLGPFDEGALELALKLRDAREDCRIEVLVLGGSNNDNLLRSVAAFKPDRLRLLDLQPCRPWDARLSAAQIAGLIGEEGTPDLLLIGREFGDLDEGSLPVLLAARLGLPLFALAQYAEWQDGRVRLLRERGIRQQWHAVAGPLLATVTNDRRNKLRHPLMKNVMLAKKMTFDSVTASAAEDSSVLLDNLAPAREVQRGGQCRLLDGDVSSQARALAGYLRGETEENAA; this is encoded by the coding sequence ATGAACATCCTGGTACTGCTGGCCGGCGTGGCCGACAACCGCTACCCGCTGCACGACATCCGCATCGACGCCGCCGGGCTGATCGAGGAGAGCGGCCAGTCGCGCCGCCAGCTCGGCCCGTTCGACGAGGGCGCCCTGGAGCTGGCGCTCAAGCTGCGCGATGCCCGCGAGGACTGCCGCATCGAGGTGCTGGTGCTCGGCGGCAGCAACAACGACAACCTGCTGCGCAGCGTCGCCGCCTTCAAGCCCGACCGCCTGCGCCTGCTCGACCTGCAGCCGTGCCGGCCCTGGGACGCGCGCCTGAGCGCCGCGCAGATCGCCGGGCTGATCGGCGAGGAAGGCACACCCGACCTGCTGCTGATCGGCCGCGAGTTCGGCGACCTCGACGAGGGCAGCCTGCCGGTGCTGCTCGCCGCGCGCCTCGGCCTGCCGCTGTTCGCCCTGGCCCAGTACGCCGAATGGCAGGACGGCCGCGTGCGCCTGCTGCGCGAGCGCGGCATCCGTCAGCAGTGGCATGCCGTCGCCGGCCCGCTGCTGGCCACGGTGACCAACGACCGGCGCAACAAGCTGCGCCACCCGCTGATGAAGAACGTGATGCTGGCCAAGAAGATGACCTTCGACAGCGTGACCGCCAGCGCGGCGGAGGACAGCAGCGTCCTGCTCGACAACCTGGCGCCGGCCCGCGAAGTGCAGCGCGGCGGCCAGTGCCGGCTGCTCGATGGCGACGTGTCGAGCCAGGCCCGCGCGCTGGCCGGCTACCTGCGTGGCGAAACAGAGGAGAATGCGGCATGA
- a CDS encoding aspartate/glutamate racemase family protein, which produces MTIRIWHQSFTVLSDLGAYDAALRAHFRKVARPDTVIDMHGMQPGTYRTNYPGDDIKYAAIQYLHGLQFIAAGLNAEQQGYDAYAISTLPEPALREIRSLLGIPVVGYGEAAMLTACTLGRRFGVLVFIDELAELVTDNAQRHGLGQRLAGVRHVGFRFADVLAAFSDPASLIDRFRTAARALIAAGAEVIIPGEAPLNVLLATHGISEVDGVPVLDSLGAWIKQAESMVDLQRANGTRTCNRGYFSAQPDPERVREIFAFYGLGQRFLEPR; this is translated from the coding sequence ATGACCATCCGCATCTGGCACCAGAGCTTCACCGTGCTCAGCGACCTCGGCGCCTACGACGCCGCCCTGCGCGCCCACTTCAGGAAGGTCGCCCGGCCTGACACGGTGATCGACATGCACGGCATGCAGCCGGGCACCTACCGCACCAATTACCCGGGCGACGACATCAAGTACGCCGCCATCCAGTACCTGCACGGCCTGCAGTTCATTGCCGCCGGCCTCAACGCCGAGCAGCAGGGCTACGACGCCTACGCCATCAGCACCCTGCCGGAGCCGGCGCTGCGCGAGATCCGCAGCCTGCTCGGCATTCCGGTGGTCGGCTACGGCGAGGCGGCGATGCTCACCGCCTGCACCCTCGGCCGCCGGTTCGGCGTCCTGGTGTTCATCGACGAGCTGGCCGAACTGGTCACCGACAACGCCCAGCGCCACGGCCTCGGCCAGCGCCTGGCCGGAGTGCGCCACGTCGGCTTCCGCTTCGCCGACGTGCTGGCCGCGTTCAGCGATCCGGCCTCCCTGATCGACCGCTTCCGCACCGCCGCCCGCGCGCTGATCGCCGCCGGCGCCGAGGTGATCATCCCCGGCGAGGCGCCGCTCAACGTGCTGCTCGCCACCCACGGCATCAGCGAGGTGGACGGCGTGCCGGTGCTCGACTCGCTCGGCGCCTGGATCAAGCAGGCCGAATCGATGGTCGACCTGCAGCGCGCCAACGGCACCCGCACCTGCAACCGCGGCTACTTCTCCGCCCAGCCCGACCCCGAGCGGGTGCGCGAGATCTTCGCCTTCTATGGCCTGGGCCAGCGTTTTCTCGAGCCGCGCTGA
- a CDS encoding LysR family transcriptional regulator, producing the protein MKSRIDKLWAMQVFTRVVECASFNRAAESLDIANATVTASVRNLETHLGVTLLSRNTRTLRLTDAGERYFKHCVELLRQVEQAESEVMEQTASVQGQLCIESPAAFGKDVMAPLLAEFGARHPDLRIALRLTDHPEGLIESGTDMAIRIDSVNDADLVARPLYQAHYVACATPSLLEKLGTPEHPEQLDPAQCLGLFPKSSYTPARWSFTLGEEAHDLQPMGKLNFNSTDALIDAALADQGFIYVLDVFVNRLLSQGKLVELFPGWQTYGRTFFTVTPKSRFVAPRTRAFIEFLLASLDAQRRPAPGASVGLHVGRRGRV; encoded by the coding sequence ATGAAGAGCCGGATCGACAAACTCTGGGCCATGCAGGTGTTCACCCGCGTGGTGGAATGCGCCAGCTTCAACCGCGCCGCCGAATCGCTGGACATCGCCAACGCCACGGTGACCGCCAGCGTGCGCAACCTGGAGACCCACCTGGGCGTCACCCTGCTCAGCCGCAACACCCGCACCCTGCGCCTGACCGACGCCGGCGAGCGCTACTTCAAGCACTGCGTCGAGCTGCTGCGCCAGGTCGAGCAGGCCGAATCCGAGGTGATGGAGCAGACCGCCAGCGTGCAGGGCCAGCTGTGCATCGAGTCGCCGGCCGCCTTCGGCAAGGACGTGATGGCCCCGCTGCTCGCCGAATTCGGCGCCCGCCATCCGGACCTGCGCATCGCCCTGCGCCTGACCGACCACCCCGAGGGGCTGATCGAGAGCGGCACCGACATGGCGATCCGCATCGATTCGGTCAACGACGCCGACCTGGTCGCCCGCCCTCTGTACCAGGCCCACTACGTCGCCTGCGCCACTCCCTCGCTGCTGGAGAAACTCGGCACTCCCGAACACCCCGAACAGCTCGACCCCGCCCAGTGCCTGGGCCTGTTCCCCAAGAGCAGCTACACCCCGGCGCGCTGGTCGTTCACCCTCGGCGAGGAAGCCCACGACCTGCAGCCGATGGGCAAGCTGAACTTCAACAGCACCGACGCCCTGATCGACGCCGCGCTGGCCGACCAGGGCTTCATCTACGTGCTGGACGTGTTCGTCAACCGGCTGCTCTCCCAGGGCAAGCTGGTGGAACTGTTCCCCGGCTGGCAGACCTACGGCCGCACCTTCTTCACCGTCACCCCCAAATCCCGCTTCGTCGCCCCGCGCACCCGCGCCTTCATCGAATTCCTGCTGGCGAGCCTGGACGCCCAGCGCCGCCCGGCGCCGGGGGCGAGTGTGGGGCTGCATGTGGGGAGACGGGGGCGGGTGTGA
- a CDS encoding cache domain-containing protein, which translates to MSIQPNLQPLQACAQRINASIGNVFAQLNQLVDGVCTLWEAAEAEGRQPCSRDLEILRPKIDAHLLESRSCAYGAGVVLEPGVLADQEMYLEWRRLVGQQKTVPLRLNFNQRSENFYNYLDMPWFRVPRETGRSTVASPYVDLYGSDMYVMTFTTPIIVAGRFIGVAGADVPLHSFERVLARSLVRLEQDALVLSADGRVIASNTADWSVGELARELLANANGTCSVLKLSEMATWSLVCLPSCRRMAAA; encoded by the coding sequence GTGTCGATCCAGCCCAATCTTCAACCCCTGCAGGCCTGTGCGCAGCGGATCAACGCTTCGATTGGTAACGTTTTTGCCCAGCTGAACCAGCTCGTCGATGGGGTCTGCACCTTGTGGGAAGCTGCCGAGGCGGAGGGACGACAGCCATGTTCTCGCGACCTCGAAATATTGCGTCCGAAGATCGATGCCCACCTCCTGGAGTCCCGTTCCTGCGCCTATGGCGCCGGCGTGGTGCTCGAGCCTGGCGTGCTGGCCGACCAGGAAATGTATCTCGAGTGGCGCCGCCTCGTCGGTCAGCAGAAAACCGTGCCGCTGCGGCTCAACTTCAACCAGCGCAGCGAAAACTTCTACAACTATCTGGACATGCCCTGGTTCCGCGTGCCGCGCGAGACTGGCAGAAGCACGGTCGCCAGTCCCTACGTGGATCTGTATGGCTCCGACATGTACGTGATGACCTTCACCACGCCGATCATCGTCGCTGGCCGGTTCATCGGCGTGGCTGGCGCCGATGTGCCCCTGCACAGCTTCGAGCGTGTATTGGCGCGTAGCCTGGTACGCCTCGAGCAGGATGCGCTGGTGCTGTCCGCCGATGGTCGTGTGATCGCCTCCAACACCGCCGACTGGAGTGTCGGCGAGCTGGCCCGTGAGTTGCTGGCCAACGCAAACGGCACTTGCTCGGTGCTGAAGCTGAGCGAGATGGCTACCTGGTCGCTGGTCTGCCTGCCGAGTTGCCGTCGCATGGCAGCTGCCTGA
- a CDS encoding FAD-dependent oxidoreductase, with protein sequence MSEILNTQLLVIGGGLAGFAAALSAAEAGVDVLLLEKTAATGGSSAMSGGCLAFAGTDLQRERGIEDSSALLHRDLIEVGKGECDEALVRAYADNQLATYEWLKAHGVAFQPVIETASGQSVPRVHNVDPADMVRQLELAALKTGKVEVLRNTRARRLLRSAAGRVIGASAERDGQLLEIRATRGVILACGGFVHDRELIHRFAPLYDNAVFIGGEGNEGDGLRMAWALGADLRDMVHIKGTFGKHPMDENNHHACLAVYKGAIAVNQEGRRYVDESLSYKLLGDACMQQSYGVTYQILDRDIMESGDDRVRILDFERRLEEGLFVEADSLEQLARLLELPVDDFLAEVAAYNAAVEAGETPAFGRRHLVHQHGALRTIARLPFYAYPSTAAVFGTYCGVKVDAQMRVHDVFGAPIDGLLAAGEMVGGLHGAAYMTGSALGKAAIFGRLAAATACHG encoded by the coding sequence ATGAGCGAGATCCTGAATACCCAACTGCTGGTGATCGGCGGCGGCCTGGCCGGCTTCGCCGCCGCCCTGAGCGCCGCCGAGGCGGGCGTCGACGTGCTGCTGCTGGAGAAGACCGCCGCCACCGGCGGCAGTTCGGCGATGAGCGGCGGCTGCCTGGCCTTCGCCGGCACCGACCTGCAGCGCGAGCGCGGCATCGAGGACTCCTCCGCGCTGCTCCATCGCGACCTGATCGAGGTCGGCAAGGGCGAGTGCGACGAGGCGCTGGTGCGCGCCTACGCCGATAATCAGCTGGCCACCTACGAATGGCTCAAGGCCCACGGCGTGGCGTTCCAGCCGGTGATCGAGACCGCCTCCGGGCAGTCGGTGCCGCGCGTGCACAACGTCGACCCGGCCGACATGGTGCGCCAGCTGGAGCTGGCCGCCCTCAAGACCGGCAAGGTCGAGGTGCTGCGCAACACCCGCGCCCGCCGCCTGCTGCGCAGCGCCGCCGGGCGGGTGATCGGCGCCAGCGCCGAGCGTGACGGCCAACTGCTGGAGATCCGCGCCACGCGCGGGGTGATCCTCGCCTGCGGCGGCTTCGTCCACGACCGCGAGCTGATCCACCGCTTCGCCCCGCTGTACGACAACGCCGTGTTCATCGGCGGCGAGGGCAACGAAGGCGACGGCCTGCGCATGGCCTGGGCGCTGGGCGCTGACCTGCGCGACATGGTCCACATCAAGGGCACCTTCGGCAAACACCCGATGGACGAGAACAACCACCACGCCTGCCTGGCCGTGTACAAGGGCGCCATCGCGGTCAACCAGGAGGGCCGCCGCTACGTCGACGAGTCGCTGTCCTACAAGCTGCTCGGCGACGCCTGCATGCAGCAGTCCTACGGCGTGACCTACCAGATCCTCGACCGCGACATCATGGAAAGCGGCGACGACCGCGTGCGCATCCTCGACTTCGAGCGCCGCCTGGAGGAAGGCCTGTTCGTCGAGGCCGACAGCCTGGAGCAGCTCGCCAGGCTGCTGGAGCTGCCGGTCGACGACTTCCTCGCCGAGGTGGCCGCCTACAACGCCGCGGTCGAGGCGGGCGAGACCCCGGCCTTCGGCCGCCGCCACCTGGTCCACCAGCACGGCGCGCTGCGCACCATCGCCCGCCTGCCGTTCTACGCCTACCCGTCCACCGCCGCGGTGTTCGGCACCTACTGCGGCGTCAAGGTGGATGCGCAGATGCGCGTGCACGACGTGTTCGGCGCGCCCATCGACGGCCTGCTGGCCGCCGGCGAGATGGTCGGCGGGCTGCACGGCGCCGCCTACATGACCGGCTCGGCGCTGGGCAAGGCGGCGATCTTCGGCCGTCTGGCCGCCGCCACCGCTTGCCACGGCTGA
- the tcuA gene encoding FAD-dependent tricarballylate dehydrogenase TcuA, which yields MQDFDVIVIGGGNAGLCAALSAREQGARVALLERAPEEMRGGNSAHTGGAFRVAYRGVDDLRQLMPDLLDSEIESSDFGSYTQDDFYGELAAQSQYRADPEVLDTVVSQSLDTLGWMTRQGVRFMPIYGRQAFKVDGKYKFWGGLTVEVSGGGLGLVEALMRRAELSGVELHYACRAQRIGRADGRWQVECADGRRFSAAGLILATGGFHANLEWRAKYLGPGWDLAKVRGSRFNTGDGIRMAMDVGAVAHGNWSGCHAVFYDVNAPELGDLDLLNMQKNYFHLGVVVNADGKRFVDEGLDFRNYTYSGMGAKVLQQPGGVAWQLFDQHSEHLLPDEYRVRHATRIQADSLEELAGKLEGVNVNALLDTLREYNAAVRREVPFNPAVRDGRSTQGLAIPKSNWANPLERGPFVAYAVTCGITFTFGGLKVNSGAQVIDEDGQPIPGLYAAGELVGNLYYVKYAGGAGLTSGSVLGRIAGAAAAAQR from the coding sequence ATGCAGGATTTCGATGTCATAGTGATCGGCGGGGGCAACGCGGGGCTGTGTGCGGCGCTTTCGGCCCGCGAGCAGGGCGCGCGGGTGGCGCTGCTGGAGCGCGCCCCGGAGGAGATGCGCGGTGGCAACTCGGCGCACACCGGCGGCGCCTTCCGCGTCGCCTATCGCGGGGTGGACGACCTGCGCCAGCTGATGCCCGACCTGCTCGACAGCGAGATCGAGAGCAGCGACTTCGGCAGCTACACCCAGGACGACTTCTACGGCGAGCTGGCCGCGCAGAGCCAGTACCGCGCCGACCCGGAAGTGCTCGACACCGTGGTCAGCCAGAGCCTCGATACCCTGGGCTGGATGACCCGCCAGGGCGTGCGCTTCATGCCGATCTACGGCCGCCAGGCGTTCAAGGTCGACGGCAAGTACAAGTTCTGGGGTGGCCTCACCGTTGAGGTGTCCGGCGGCGGCCTGGGCCTGGTCGAGGCGCTGATGCGCCGCGCCGAGCTCAGTGGCGTCGAGCTGCACTACGCCTGCCGCGCGCAGCGAATCGGCCGCGCCGACGGCCGCTGGCAGGTCGAGTGCGCCGACGGCCGGCGCTTTTCCGCCGCCGGGCTGATCCTCGCCACCGGCGGTTTCCACGCCAACCTCGAATGGCGCGCCAAGTACCTGGGGCCGGGCTGGGATCTGGCCAAGGTGCGCGGCTCGCGCTTCAACACCGGCGACGGCATCCGCATGGCCATGGACGTCGGCGCGGTGGCCCACGGCAACTGGTCGGGCTGCCACGCGGTGTTCTACGACGTCAACGCCCCCGAGCTGGGCGATCTCGACCTGCTCAACATGCAGAAGAACTACTTCCACCTCGGCGTGGTGGTCAACGCCGACGGCAAGCGCTTCGTCGACGAGGGCCTGGATTTTCGCAACTACACCTACTCGGGGATGGGCGCCAAGGTCCTGCAGCAGCCGGGCGGCGTCGCCTGGCAGCTGTTCGACCAGCACAGCGAGCACCTGCTGCCCGACGAATACCGCGTCCGCCACGCCACCCGCATCCAGGCCGACAGCCTCGAGGAACTGGCCGGCAAGCTCGAAGGCGTCAACGTCAACGCGCTGCTCGACACCCTCAGGGAATACAACGCCGCCGTGCGCCGCGAGGTGCCGTTCAACCCGGCGGTGCGCGACGGCCGCTCGACCCAGGGTCTGGCGATTCCCAAGTCGAACTGGGCCAACCCGCTGGAGCGCGGCCCCTTCGTCGCCTACGCGGTGACCTGCGGTATCACCTTCACCTTCGGCGGCCTCAAGGTGAACAGCGGGGCGCAGGTGATCGACGAGGACGGCCAGCCGATCCCCGGCCTGTACGCCGCCGGCGAGCTGGTCGGCAACCTCTACTACGTCAAGTACGCCGGCGGCGCCGGCCTCACCTCGGGTTCGGTGCTCGGCCGCATCGCCGGCGCCGCGGCCGCTGCCCAACGCTAA
- a CDS encoding DEAD/DEAH box helicase encodes MKTGKNSRRLFGITRSKGKMFEFGLDEAQHLKVPQGTDPLQLFLITIGTLGDVSGILSDSAHPLAPLPPDEQSELNFCASFFDAILDSKFASGLERTTLLLASAAYYIARRPGSSLVLARRIVPKGGDNKVEQLLQWLLKADWGSYWILDDERYNSQLTSIARAVAYHFSDGSRLEEIDNLLKQLRSNVYRFGTPEELLYTDTALSICRMRLAASTWTTLPSYSGLPVEQWRPVIQKSTFPKELWPSQLLLGARGLFRGASGLVQMPTSAGKTRSIEIILRSAFMSGRTRLAVIVAPFRALCHEIATSLRHDLAGDDIKVNELTDALQIDFVDQVAELLGGAPPPTSYVLVLTPEKLLYVLRQSPQALKHIGLVVYDEGHQFDTGGRGITYELLLTEIKGLLPKSAQTVLISAVMQNPQAIATWLMGQEKGQVVDGASLLPTSRSVAFASWSESLGQLMFYESGYEQLDYFVPRVIEESELKGLKPSESKFPARQKSSDVSLYLGLRVAKNGAVAIFCGTKTIANGIAKRAVQISDAGYSGTWPASYANPDEVSALRAIIAGNFGSESLPSKAAKLGIYTHHSNTPHGIRLALEHGMQKGLISFIACTSTLAQGVNLPIRYLIVQGVNQGEQRVKVRDFQNLIGRAGRAGMHTEGIVLFADSTIYDNRRSRQKSWKFQSAVELLSPERAEGVTSSLLLLLEPFSLSRTLEWRFSAGELLSLIDDESSWEGWAHWLARQVPHLDQTKTNALASSLRKSLAERRKMTRTLESYLMANRATEDGNDFVQRAGELALGTLAYSLATADQATKLEEFFKLLAQRIESVESSPAKQASFGKTLLGSKHAKRIETWANQHREALRHLDSNESWLTAAWPLFTELCDNRFFRSVEPWTAGYEIALYWIRGASYGEIFKQTAKMDAKKQAGSRRQKVSDDDVLDFLESTLAFDCTLILAALAQFLFDPTELLGDQGASLARFQKSLKNGLPDTLSISAYEAGFSDRFIAQAIRDALLQDGFEGAHFKVAKEHHLSAIQRVVALSPAYFGQILSAD; translated from the coding sequence ATGAAGACCGGAAAAAACAGCAGACGCCTATTTGGTATTACGCGCTCAAAAGGAAAGATGTTCGAGTTCGGTCTTGACGAAGCTCAGCACCTTAAAGTTCCTCAAGGCACCGACCCACTACAGCTTTTTCTTATAACCATCGGAACGCTTGGCGACGTCAGCGGAATACTTTCTGATAGTGCACACCCTTTGGCACCACTTCCTCCGGACGAGCAATCAGAGCTGAACTTTTGTGCAAGCTTCTTTGACGCGATTCTTGATTCAAAATTCGCCAGCGGTCTTGAAAGGACGACGTTGCTTCTAGCCTCAGCAGCCTACTACATTGCCCGTCGACCAGGGAGCAGCTTAGTTCTCGCTAGACGCATTGTTCCTAAGGGCGGAGATAACAAGGTTGAGCAGCTTCTTCAGTGGCTGCTGAAAGCGGATTGGGGCAGCTATTGGATCCTCGATGATGAGCGCTATAACTCACAACTTACCTCAATCGCGCGTGCTGTTGCGTACCACTTTTCCGACGGCTCCAGGCTTGAGGAAATTGACAATTTGCTTAAGCAACTTCGGAGCAATGTCTACAGATTCGGAACTCCGGAAGAGCTTCTATACACAGACACTGCGCTGTCGATCTGCCGCATGAGGCTTGCTGCGTCGACCTGGACCACACTTCCTTCCTATTCAGGCTTGCCGGTTGAACAATGGAGACCGGTAATCCAAAAAAGCACCTTCCCTAAGGAGCTCTGGCCATCTCAACTTCTTCTAGGAGCGAGGGGGCTGTTTAGGGGCGCCTCGGGCTTGGTGCAGATGCCAACGAGCGCCGGGAAGACAAGGTCAATAGAGATAATTCTCCGTAGTGCTTTTATGTCTGGACGCACGAGGCTTGCGGTGATTGTCGCTCCATTTCGAGCGCTTTGCCACGAGATTGCAACATCCCTGCGGCACGACCTCGCGGGCGATGACATCAAGGTGAATGAACTAACTGATGCCTTGCAAATCGACTTTGTTGATCAGGTCGCTGAGCTCTTAGGGGGCGCCCCTCCCCCTACATCGTATGTATTGGTACTTACGCCAGAAAAGCTTCTCTATGTTCTGCGCCAATCACCACAAGCCCTGAAGCATATTGGACTTGTTGTCTACGACGAGGGGCATCAGTTCGACACTGGAGGCAGAGGCATTACGTACGAACTGCTGCTTACAGAAATCAAGGGACTACTGCCAAAGAGTGCGCAGACAGTACTTATTTCAGCGGTAATGCAGAACCCACAAGCCATTGCCACATGGTTGATGGGCCAAGAAAAGGGACAGGTGGTAGATGGGGCGAGCTTGCTACCGACCAGTCGCTCAGTTGCATTTGCAAGTTGGTCTGAGTCCCTTGGCCAACTGATGTTCTACGAGAGCGGCTATGAACAACTGGACTACTTCGTTCCGAGAGTTATCGAAGAATCCGAACTTAAAGGACTGAAGCCGAGTGAATCGAAATTTCCAGCCCGGCAGAAATCGAGTGACGTGTCGCTGTATTTGGGCCTGCGCGTCGCAAAAAATGGCGCGGTCGCAATATTCTGCGGCACGAAGACAATTGCAAACGGAATAGCAAAGCGGGCAGTACAAATTTCCGATGCTGGATATAGCGGCACCTGGCCCGCGAGCTACGCCAATCCCGACGAAGTATCAGCTCTGAGAGCCATCATCGCTGGAAACTTCGGCAGCGAATCTTTACCGTCAAAAGCCGCAAAGCTTGGCATATATACCCACCACAGCAACACGCCCCACGGTATCCGCTTAGCGCTTGAGCATGGCATGCAGAAGGGACTCATTAGCTTTATCGCATGCACATCCACGCTCGCTCAAGGGGTAAACCTGCCAATTCGTTACCTCATAGTACAAGGTGTCAATCAAGGCGAGCAGCGCGTTAAAGTTCGCGACTTCCAGAACCTCATTGGTCGCGCCGGTCGAGCTGGAATGCATACCGAGGGCATCGTGCTTTTCGCTGACTCCACGATCTACGACAACCGGCGGAGTCGCCAGAAATCATGGAAATTTCAAAGCGCCGTGGAGCTGTTGTCGCCCGAGCGAGCGGAAGGGGTTACTAGTTCCCTGCTCTTGTTGCTCGAGCCATTCTCTCTCTCCCGCACCTTGGAATGGCGGTTCTCTGCAGGGGAGCTACTTTCCCTGATTGATGATGAGTCAAGCTGGGAAGGTTGGGCGCATTGGCTGGCCCGCCAAGTGCCACACCTCGACCAGACAAAGACAAACGCACTGGCGAGTTCGCTGAGAAAGTCACTGGCGGAGCGTAGAAAAATGACGCGCACGCTTGAAAGCTATCTGATGGCGAACCGTGCAACCGAGGATGGTAACGACTTTGTTCAAAGGGCAGGTGAGCTTGCCCTTGGAACATTGGCGTACTCGTTGGCTACTGCAGACCAAGCTACCAAGCTGGAGGAGTTCTTCAAGCTTCTTGCACAACGCATCGAGTCGGTCGAGAGTTCCCCAGCAAAGCAAGCTTCTTTTGGAAAGACATTACTCGGCTCAAAGCACGCCAAGCGCATTGAGACGTGGGCCAACCAACATCGTGAGGCCCTCCGACATCTTGACTCAAATGAGAGTTGGCTCACCGCAGCTTGGCCGCTATTTACCGAGCTTTGCGACAATCGCTTCTTCCGATCTGTCGAGCCTTGGACAGCAGGTTATGAGATCGCACTTTACTGGATACGTGGAGCAAGTTATGGGGAAATCTTCAAACAAACCGCAAAGATGGATGCGAAAAAGCAGGCCGGCAGCCGTCGCCAGAAGGTGAGCGACGATGATGTTCTTGACTTCCTAGAGAGCACACTGGCGTTTGATTGCACGCTCATCCTTGCGGCCCTCGCGCAATTCCTCTTCGACCCCACAGAGCTTCTGGGTGACCAGGGGGCATCGCTCGCGAGATTCCAAAAAAGCCTAAAGAACGGACTTCCTGACACCCTATCTATAAGTGCGTATGAGGCTGGATTTTCCGATCGTTTCATCGCACAAGCTATTCGCGATGCGCTTCTGCAAGACGGATTTGAAGGCGCCCATTTCAAGGTAGCTAAGGAGCATCATCTCAGCGCTATCCAGCGAGTTGTAGCTTTGAGTCCCGCATACTTTGGCCAGATTCTGAGCGCAGATTAG
- a CDS encoding electron transfer flavoprotein subunit alpha/FixB family protein yields MSAPLKTREILALIPLAWGEDALDMTLGAAQRVAADAGLGFAALLLGSAGSEEGARRAAAAGAARICLAAHASLALDAEPSALALAGADAVRQQPEAAQRLLLVPPGADGEELAAHLAAELDAQPLGRCSALRWTADGLEAERATWGGRLRLGMTLASGSAVACLRLGKAEAVASSEPPCERLELATLLPAPLAVEESTSGQRLPPVESARIVVSGGRGVNEQGFALLEELAERLDGSLGGSLPAVDAGMVPVVRQVGVSGKFVSPDIYLAVGISGTPQHLAGISPDTRIVAINKDPAADIFKVASVGVVGDWEQVLPELLRVVGEGRAAAS; encoded by the coding sequence ATGAGCGCACCACTTAAGACACGCGAGATTCTGGCCCTGATCCCCCTGGCCTGGGGCGAGGACGCCCTCGACATGACCCTCGGCGCCGCCCAGCGGGTGGCCGCCGACGCCGGCCTCGGCTTCGCCGCGCTGCTGCTTGGCAGCGCCGGCAGCGAGGAGGGCGCCCGCCGCGCGGCCGCCGCCGGCGCCGCGCGCATCTGCCTGGCTGCGCATGCCAGCCTGGCGCTCGACGCCGAACCCTCCGCCCTGGCGCTGGCCGGCGCCGACGCGGTGCGCCAGCAGCCCGAAGCCGCGCAGCGCCTGCTGCTGGTGCCGCCGGGCGCCGACGGGGAGGAACTGGCCGCCCACTTGGCGGCAGAGCTGGATGCTCAGCCCCTCGGCCGCTGCAGCGCCCTGCGCTGGACTGCCGACGGTCTTGAGGCCGAACGCGCCACCTGGGGCGGCCGCCTGCGTCTGGGCATGACCCTCGCCAGCGGCAGCGCCGTCGCCTGCCTGCGCCTGGGCAAGGCCGAAGCGGTCGCCAGCTCCGAGCCGCCGTGCGAGCGCCTGGAACTGGCTACCCTCCTGCCCGCGCCGCTGGCGGTGGAGGAGAGCACCAGCGGCCAGCGCCTGCCGCCGGTGGAGAGCGCGCGCATCGTGGTTTCAGGTGGCCGCGGGGTCAACGAACAGGGCTTCGCCCTGCTCGAGGAGCTGGCCGAACGCCTGGACGGCAGCCTCGGCGGCAGCCTGCCGGCGGTCGACGCCGGCATGGTGCCGGTGGTGCGCCAGGTCGGCGTGTCCGGCAAGTTCGTCAGCCCGGACATCTACCTCGCCGTCGGCATCTCCGGCACCCCGCAGCACCTCGCCGGCATCAGCCCGGACACCCGCATCGTCGCCATCAACAAGGACCCGGCGGCGGACATCTTCAAGGTCGCCAGCGTCGGCGTGGTGGGGGATTGGGAGCAGGTGTTGCCGGAGTTGTTGAGGGTGGTGGGGGAGGGGCGAGCAGCCGCGTCATGA